In Phlebotomus papatasi isolate M1 chromosome 1, Ppap_2.1, whole genome shotgun sequence, the following proteins share a genomic window:
- the LOC129810347 gene encoding uncharacterized protein LOC129810347, whose product MDIELEKQESAKDRISECNSDVNLSIKKPKRVLHFSDGILEEFSDTEDEVDQNKNKVLDVLSVDESQMDWPTWMIHKAARTKDTVVSGCEYVGEALASFLGITTSKFDLEYEEYKRREEEKAREDRESQGWQTNENNVPVVQKY is encoded by the exons ATGGATATTGAGCTGGAGAAACAAGAGAGTGCAAAAGATCGAATAAGTGAATGCAATAGTGATGTGAATTTGAGCATAAAAAAACCAAAGAGAGTCCTTCATTTCTCTGATGGGATCCTTGAGGAATTCAGCGATACTGAGGATGAAGTTGATCAAAACAAGAACAAAGTTTTGGATGTATTAAGCGTTGATGAG AGCCAGATGGACTGGCCCACATGGATGATTCATAAAGCTGCTCGAACAAAAGATACAGTCGTATCGGGATGTGAATACGTTGGGGAGGCTCTGGCATCCTTTCTGGGAATCACAACGTCAAAATTTGATTTGGAGTATGAGGAATATAAGAGGAGGGAGGAGGAGAAGGCACGAGAAGATAGAGAGTCTCAGGGTTGGCAGACAAATGAGAATAATGTTCCTGTCGtccaaaaatactaa
- the LOC129810346 gene encoding DNA repair protein XRCC1 — MPKVVLKSVYSFSSEDPAFPASNLLKSLKWRTQGVGQESEHVTFQLDKPTIITGIDLGNECSCFIGVFVARSGQEMSTENYQEILLTSSFMTPVECRSLENINRVRCFSKTSLVEEVAKEKWDFVKVVCSQPFNAHTQYGLSFITIYSPEEEVKEESSKLDTLKSPSALGRFALREESPETDDRGTLFNKWKQSKDSDQGSSSSVSVSPALAIRKASAELLTKKTTTENDKPDKPTVETPKTPKAEPPRRNRIINHSDDSDEDDRVSVAKKPKPNEETKPKKPERAVEVKSPPKRVSYQPFSQLLSGVIYTISGIQNPERGNLRQKATEMGARYKPDWDSSCTHLICAFKNTPKYNQVRGLGKIVQKDWILNCYAKKTRYPWRRYALDRGDRDESESEDEVHDETRRPPGEPQSQATSSRNRIVDSDSDTDDEIQRVLAAKAPQKDIYDKTTEEEDEGQS; from the exons ATGCCAAAAGTTGTTCTTAAAAGTGTATATAGCTTTAGCAGTGAGGATCCT GCGTTCCCTGCTTCTAATTTGTTGAAAAGTCTCAAATGGAGGACTCAAGGAGTTGGCCAGGAATCTGAACATGTCACATTCCAGCTCGATAAACCCACAATAATCACTGGAATTGATTTGGGAAATGAATGTTCATGTTTTATTGGAGTTTTTGTTGCTCGAAGTGGCCAAGAAATGAGTACGGAAAACTACCAGGAAATCCTCTTAACGTCATCCTTCATGACTCCCGTGGAGTGTAGATCACTAGAGAACATCAATAGGGTAAGATGCTTCAGCAAAACATCTCTAGTTGAGGAAGTGGCTAAGGAAAAGTGGGATTTTGTCAAAGTTGTTTGTTCACAACCATTCAATGCTCACACTCAGTATGGCCTATCTTTCATCACGATTTACTCTCCAGAAGAGGAAGTCAAGGAGGAATCGAGTAAATTGGATACGTTAAAGAGTCCCTCTGCCCTTGGTCGATTTGCTTTGCGGGAAGAATCCCCGGAAACTGATGACAGAGGAACACTTTTCAACAAATGGAAGCAATCGAAAGATTCAGATCAGGGATCTTCCAGTTCAGTTAGTGTATCTCCAGCTTTGGCCATTAGAAAGGCTTCAGCTGAACTTTTGACGAAGAAAACTACCACAGAGAATGATAAACCGGATAAACCTACTGTAGAGACTCCTAAAACGCCAAAGGCTGAACCTCCAAGGAGAAATCGTATAATCAATCATTCTGATGATTCCGATGAAGATGATAGAGTGTCAGTGGCAAAGAAACCTAAACCCAATGAAGAAACCAAACCTAAAAAGCCTGAAAGAGCAGTTGAAGTCAAGAGCCCACCTAAAAGAGTTTCCTATCAACCGTTTTCACAACTCCTTAGCGGTGTTATCTACACGATAAGTGGCATTCAGAATCCGGAAAGGGGCAATCTTAGACAAAAAGCCACGGAAATGGGTGCCAGGTACAAACCAGATTGGGATAGCAGTTGCACTCATCTTATCTGTGCCTTCAAAAACACTCCGAAATACAATCAAGTCCGAGGATTAGGGAAAATTGTCCAGAAGGATTGGATTTTAAATTGCTACGCTAAGAAAACTCGCTACCCTTGGCGAAGATATGCCCTGGATCGGGGTGATCGAGATGAATCGGAAAGTGAAGATGAGGTTCATGACGAAACACGTCGTCCGCCTGGTGAACCTCAATCTCAAGCTACTTCATCAAGGAATCGCATTGTAGACTCCGATTCGGACACCGACGATGAAATCCAGAGGGTTTTGGCCGCAAAGGCTCCCCAAAAGGACATTTATGACAAGACCACAGAAGAGGAAGATGAAGGACAGTCCTAA
- the LOC129810349 gene encoding multivesicular body subunit 12B, producing MISPNSVKNKNVINTVLNFLPDNRPITNLIIVENCEKCPKNFTPIHLTYDQDSDADLWRETSLFGKHPGRYLCMSKQDTSTDTVVETISVIGANERTPEGFTNIKQTTDNVQKAWRKRQLVFKVVERKNACKAVTDIIICSKSKKAPSGFLIAGEINGLSVCYKVGPASRPLPQLPPMENKEKLLPPMENLSISHIYENTSPQLPSRPAPKPPTTPQSPTNSLYGTLGGATYAEIEGVPFVMNPNLNQNEIHVPAFKPANISSTIEYDFTLERQILCTTKAISLTNNPFFH from the exons ATGATTTCGCCGAATTCTGTAAAGAACAAAAATGTGATAAACACCGTGCTCAACTTCCTTCCGGACAATCGCCCCATCACAAATCTCATTATCGTGGAAAATTGCGAAAA ATGCCCCAAAAATTTTACACCGATTCACTTAACCTACGATCAGGACAGTGATGCTGATTTGTGGCGTGAAACATCTCTCTTTGGCAAACATCCGGGACGGTACTTGTGTATGTCAAAGCAAGACACTAGTACAGATACCGTTGTGGAGACAATTTCAGTGATTGGAGCAAATGAGAGGACACCAGAAGGATTTACAAATATTAAACAAACCACAGACAATGTCCAGAAAGCGTGGCGCAAAAGGCAGCTCGTATTTAAAGTAGTGGAGAGGAAAAATGCTTGTAAAGCAGTTACAGACATTATTATTTGCTCAAAGAGCAAAAAAGCACCAAGTGGATTCCTCATTGCTGG GGAAATAAATGGATTATCGGTATGCTACAAAGTAGGCCCAGCGTCTCGGCCACTGCCACAGTTGCCGCCGATGGAGAACAAGGAGAAACTCCTGCCGCCAATGGAAAATCTCTCAATTTCGCACATTTACGAAAATACCAGCCCACAGTTACCATCGAGACCGGCTCCGAAGCCACCAACAACACCCCAGTCGCCAACAAATAGCCTCTATGGGACACTCGGTGGAGCAACTTATGCTGAAATTGAAGGAGTGCCATTTGTGATGAATCCCAATCTCAATCAAAATGAAATTCATGTGCCAGCTTTCAAGCCTGCCAATATTTCGAGTACCATTGAGTATGATTTTACTCTGGAGAGGCAGATTCTGTGTACGACAAAAGCAATATCGCTCACGAACAACCCATTCTTCCACTGA
- the LOC129810350 gene encoding high mobility group protein 20A — protein sequence MNSEEKDPLAMSEEESAATETPIQVKKRRRKRQKLPKDGPKPIITGYVRYMNENRELIRSQFPDVPIGEITRKLAQGWASLTDEQKKPYLDAAELDKNRFSREMEEYKQNQAKKTTPGEPKVTPPVEEIRKSIEKPPPAETFEQKNGDFDIPIFTDEFLDHNKSVETELRALRKSFTDYEQQNSVLEKHVENMRNGINKLTNETTEMATNNKILQAYLEKLRSKLVNAMGSLPAASGSDHNITMDNIDDFLQDLPSAHGQATLNKAKDLIRKLDLNIQV from the coding sequence ATGAATTCGGAAGAAAAGGATCCCCTGGCTATGTCCGAAGAAGAATCTGCAGCAACTGAAACCCCAATCCAAGTAAAAAAGCGCAGAAGGAAGAGGCAAAAGCTCCCGAAAGATGGACCAAAGCCAATAATTACCGGATACGTGCGGTATATGAACGAGAATAGGGAGCTAATCCGGTCTCAATTCCCTGACGTTCCCATAGGAGAGATTACACGGAAATTGGCTCAAGGCTGGGCCAGTCTTACAGATGAACAGAAGAAGCCCTACCTGGATGCAGCTGAATTGGACAAGAACCGATTTAGCCGGGAAATGGAGGAGTATAAACAAAACCAGGCAAAGAAAACCACACCTGGGGAACCCAAGGTGACCCCACCAGTTGAGGAGATAAGAAAATCAATCGAGAAACCTCCCCCAGCGGAGACTTTCGAGCAGAAAAATGGAGATTTCGACATTCCTATTTTTACGGATGAATTTCTGGATCACAATAAATCCGTAGAGACGGAATTGAGAGCCCTGAGGAAGTCCTTCACTGACTACGAACAGCAGAACTCAGTTCTGGAGAAGCATGTGGAGAACATGAGGAATGGCATCAATAAACTCACAAATGAGACGACTGAGATGGCAACAAACAACAAGATCCTCCAGGCCTATCTGGAGAAATTGCGTTCAAAACTTGTGAATGCAATGGGGAGCCTCCCAGCAGCCTCAGGAAGTGATCATAACATCACCATGGACAACATAGATGACTTCCTGCAGGATCTACCATCAGCCCATGGCCAAGCGACTCTCAATAAAGCAAAAGATCTCATCCGGAAACTCGATCTCAACATCCAAGTGTGA